In Streptomyces capitiformicae, one genomic interval encodes:
- a CDS encoding AMP-binding protein, whose protein sequence is MSLLPLDRRAQETPDEPALADDLAVLSWSGLVDQVARAAARLLELAPGPDDRVAVLGDNAIPTLVTHLAGLRAGVGTVATSRNLTSGELVDQIIDAGVTGIVTGPVGAGAALDAARELGLPLVMHGTAAIGHAFDWDLWLAAAPAGRVLPTDRPARPPLVYTSGTTGRARGTEVRWVSGPVADASAYLAAMSARPGFPPGPHLVCGPLQHNAPLTSLRHLTAGQPVVVLGRFDAETFLYSVRKWQVASAVMVPTHFQRLLALPEEVRARYDVSSLRQVSHTGSACPPDVKRAMIDWFGPVLTESYGASEAGTVARISSAEWLAHPGSVGRVRPPFEVLVTDEDGRRLPSGERGLLAFRAPDDQGVRYHADPDKTKAAYLSPGVFTLGDIGYVDADGYIFITDRAADVVVSGGVNLYPAESEAVLRRHPAVAEVAVIGVPDPDFGESLRALVVPAADEPPADELDRFCRERLAAYKCPKSYEFVPELVRNAMGKLDKRAMRRPYWRSERTIAG, encoded by the coding sequence ATGTCGCTGCTGCCACTCGACCGTCGTGCCCAGGAGACACCCGACGAACCCGCCCTGGCGGACGACCTGGCCGTGCTGTCCTGGTCCGGACTCGTCGACCAGGTCGCACGGGCGGCGGCACGGCTGCTGGAGTTGGCGCCCGGCCCCGACGACCGGGTCGCCGTCCTCGGCGACAACGCGATCCCGACCCTGGTGACCCATCTGGCCGGCCTGCGGGCGGGGGTCGGGACCGTGGCCACGTCCCGGAACCTCACCTCGGGGGAACTCGTCGACCAGATCATCGACGCGGGCGTGACCGGGATCGTCACCGGACCCGTCGGCGCGGGTGCCGCCCTCGACGCGGCCCGGGAACTGGGCCTGCCGCTGGTGATGCACGGGACCGCGGCGATCGGGCACGCCTTCGACTGGGATCTGTGGCTGGCGGCCGCACCGGCCGGACGCGTCCTCCCCACGGACCGGCCCGCCCGGCCTCCGCTCGTCTACACCTCGGGAACCACCGGACGGGCGCGCGGCACCGAGGTGCGCTGGGTGAGCGGCCCGGTCGCCGATGCCTCCGCCTATCTCGCCGCGATGTCCGCCCGGCCCGGTTTCCCTCCGGGCCCGCACCTGGTGTGCGGCCCCCTGCAGCACAACGCGCCGCTGACCTCGCTACGGCACCTGACGGCCGGTCAGCCGGTGGTCGTCCTCGGGAGATTCGACGCGGAGACGTTCCTCTACAGTGTGCGAAAGTGGCAGGTCGCCTCGGCGGTGATGGTGCCCACCCACTTCCAACGGCTGCTCGCCCTTCCGGAAGAGGTCCGCGCCCGGTACGACGTCTCCAGCCTTCGGCAGGTCTCCCACACCGGCTCCGCGTGTCCACCGGACGTGAAGCGAGCCATGATCGACTGGTTCGGTCCGGTGCTGACCGAGTCGTACGGCGCCAGCGAGGCGGGAACCGTGGCCCGCATCAGCAGCGCCGAGTGGCTGGCGCACCCCGGGTCTGTCGGGCGCGTCCGGCCCCCGTTCGAGGTGCTGGTCACCGATGAGGACGGCCGGCGGCTGCCGTCCGGCGAACGTGGGCTGCTGGCCTTCCGGGCGCCCGACGACCAGGGCGTCCGGTACCACGCGGACCCGGACAAGACCAAGGCCGCCTATCTCTCCCCCGGCGTCTTCACGCTCGGCGACATCGGCTATGTCGACGCAGACGGCTACATCTTCATCACCGACCGGGCCGCGGACGTCGTGGTCTCCGGCGGGGTCAACCTCTACCCGGCGGAGAGTGAGGCCGTACTGCGGCGGCACCCGGCGGTAGCCGAGGTCGCGGTCATCGGCGTGCCCGACCCGGACTTCGGTGAATCCCTGCGGGCGCTGGTCGTGCCCGCCGCGGACGAGCCGCCTGCCGATGAGCTGGACCGGTTCTGCCGCGAGCGGCTGGCCGCCTACAAGTGCCCCAAGTCGTACGAGTTCGTCCCGGAGCTCGTACGCAACGCCATGGGCAAGCTCGACAAACGCGCGATGCGCCGCCCCTACTGGCGCTCCGAGCGCACCATCGCCGGCTAG
- a CDS encoding histidine phosphatase family protein yields MTELLLIRHGLPQAGVYDPGLSPEGTAQAERLAAWLVHEDIDALYTSPFQRARETAAPLERLTGMTATVLDDLREWDTDVSHPYTPPEQINADDPRSVALSEGRYEDFVPDLDWDAFRDRAVRAMDTMLDAHPGERVAAVCHGGITNTYLATVLQLPTMFWFHPGYTSVSRVRRMPGGRIVPHSVNEMAHMIAERAVDAVA; encoded by the coding sequence ATGACCGAACTGCTCCTCATCCGGCACGGCCTCCCCCAGGCGGGCGTGTACGACCCCGGGTTGTCGCCGGAGGGCACCGCGCAGGCCGAACGCCTCGCCGCCTGGCTCGTGCACGAGGACATCGACGCCCTGTACACCAGCCCGTTCCAGCGGGCGCGGGAGACGGCGGCGCCCCTGGAACGGCTCACCGGCATGACCGCCACCGTGCTGGACGACCTGCGCGAGTGGGACACCGACGTCTCGCACCCCTACACGCCACCGGAGCAGATCAACGCGGACGACCCCCGGTCCGTTGCGCTCTCCGAGGGACGGTACGAGGACTTCGTGCCCGATCTGGACTGGGACGCCTTCCGGGACCGGGCGGTGCGCGCGATGGACACCATGCTGGACGCTCACCCCGGCGAGCGGGTCGCGGCCGTGTGCCACGGCGGCATCACCAACACCTACCTGGCGACGGTGCTCCAACTGCCCACGATGTTCTGGTTCCACCCCGGCTACACGTCCGTCAGCCGGGTGCGGCGCATGCCCGGCGGCCGGATCGTTCCGCACTCGGTGAACGAGATGGCCCACATGATCGCCGAACGTGCCGTCGACGCGGTCGCCTGA
- a CDS encoding acetyl-CoA C-acyltransferase has product MPGSVIVAGARTPIGKLMGALSTLSAVDLGAHAIGAALSAVHLDPAAVQAVVMGHVVQAGAGPNSARQAATLAGVPFSVPASTVNKLCLSGLHAIALADLMIASGRHEVVVAGGMESMSGAPHLLRTARTGWKYGSAAAEDALDRDALVCAFDGVSMGAATERYQQPFALTREEQDEYSARSHQRAAHAQESGALSEEITPVTVAGRRGGTVVEADEGVRPGSTTEGLGRLKPAFSGEGTITAGNSSQLSDGAAAVVVMSAERARREGLTPLAEIGAYGTVAGPDPSLLVQPAGAVRDALSRDGRLKAADLDLFEINEAFAGVALASVRELDIPLDKVNVNGGAIALGHPVGMTGARLVLTLAAELRRRGGGSGAAALCGGGGQGDALLLHVPTQA; this is encoded by the coding sequence ATGCCCGGATCCGTCATCGTCGCCGGAGCCAGGACGCCCATCGGCAAGCTGATGGGCGCCCTGAGCACCCTGTCCGCGGTCGACCTCGGCGCCCACGCCATCGGCGCGGCCCTGTCCGCCGTCCACCTGGACCCGGCCGCCGTGCAGGCCGTCGTCATGGGACATGTCGTGCAGGCCGGGGCCGGCCCCAACTCGGCCCGGCAGGCCGCGACCCTCGCCGGCGTTCCGTTCTCCGTCCCCGCGAGCACCGTCAACAAGCTCTGTCTGTCCGGTCTGCATGCCATCGCCCTGGCCGACCTCATGATCGCCTCCGGCCGTCACGAGGTGGTCGTCGCCGGTGGCATGGAGTCCATGTCGGGCGCCCCGCATCTGCTGCGTACGGCTCGCACCGGCTGGAAGTACGGTTCGGCCGCCGCGGAGGACGCCCTCGACCGCGACGCCCTCGTCTGTGCCTTCGACGGCGTCTCCATGGGCGCCGCCACCGAGCGGTACCAGCAGCCGTTCGCCCTGACCCGTGAGGAACAGGACGAGTACAGCGCGCGGTCCCATCAAAGGGCCGCCCACGCCCAGGAGTCGGGCGCGTTGTCCGAGGAGATCACCCCCGTCACCGTGGCCGGACGCCGGGGCGGGACGGTGGTGGAGGCCGACGAGGGCGTACGGCCGGGAAGCACCACCGAGGGCCTTGGGCGCCTGAAGCCGGCCTTCTCCGGCGAGGGCACCATCACCGCGGGCAACTCGTCACAACTCTCCGACGGCGCCGCGGCCGTCGTGGTGATGAGCGCGGAGCGCGCCCGGCGGGAGGGCCTGACGCCGCTCGCCGAGATCGGCGCCTACGGCACGGTCGCGGGACCCGATCCCTCGCTCCTCGTGCAGCCGGCCGGCGCGGTTCGCGACGCCCTGTCCCGGGACGGCCGGCTGAAGGCCGCCGACCTCGACCTGTTCGAGATCAACGAGGCGTTCGCGGGAGTGGCCCTGGCTTCCGTGCGGGAGCTGGACATCCCGCTGGACAAGGTGAACGTCAACGGCGGGGCGATCGCGCTCGGCCACCCGGTCGGCATGACCGGAGCCCGGCTGGTGCTGACTCTCGCGGCGGAACTGCGGCGGCGCGGAGGCGGCAGCGGAGCGGCGGCGCTGTGCGGGGGCGGCGGCCAGGGCGACGCGCTGTTGCTGCATGTACCGACGCAGGCCTGA
- a CDS encoding PDR/VanB family oxidoreductase, protein MNDRLPPAPTALTVTARVLAADGVASLTLRRPDGGPLPSWTPGAHIDVLLDSDDGDLIRQYSLCGHPAERGAWQIAVLREPGGRGGSAYIHDHLREGATVRVRGPRNNFPLRPAARHLFIAGGVGITPILPMVEAAEAAGADWRLLYGGRTRASMAFLDRLAPHGDRVLIRPQDEYGLLDLAAHLGEPEENTLVHACGPEPLLQAVQEHCAGWPPGTLGVERFAPTRTAEPGPTGAFELELARSGLTLTVPPDRSVLETVEAAGVTVDFSCREGTCGTCETDVLDGRPDHRDSLLTEDERAAGDTMLICVSRSCGPRLVLDL, encoded by the coding sequence ATGAACGACCGACTGCCCCCGGCCCCGACAGCCCTCACGGTGACCGCCCGCGTCCTCGCCGCCGACGGCGTGGCCTCCCTCACCCTTCGCCGCCCTGACGGCGGTCCGCTCCCCTCCTGGACGCCGGGCGCCCACATCGACGTACTCCTGGACAGCGACGACGGCGATCTGATCCGTCAGTACTCCCTGTGCGGACACCCGGCCGAACGCGGGGCCTGGCAGATCGCCGTGCTGCGCGAGCCAGGGGGCCGCGGCGGCTCCGCGTACATCCACGACCACCTGCGCGAAGGCGCCACCGTGCGAGTCCGCGGACCGCGGAACAACTTCCCGCTGCGGCCCGCCGCGCGCCATCTGTTCATCGCCGGCGGTGTCGGTATCACGCCCATCCTTCCCATGGTCGAGGCCGCCGAGGCCGCTGGGGCCGACTGGCGTCTGCTGTACGGCGGCCGCACCCGCGCCTCCATGGCGTTCCTGGACCGCCTCGCCCCGCACGGTGACCGTGTGCTCATCCGCCCGCAGGACGAGTACGGCCTACTGGACCTCGCCGCCCACCTCGGCGAGCCCGAAGAGAACACCCTGGTGCACGCCTGCGGTCCCGAACCCCTGCTGCAGGCGGTGCAGGAGCACTGCGCGGGCTGGCCGCCCGGCACCCTGGGCGTCGAACGGTTCGCCCCGACGCGGACGGCCGAACCCGGCCCGACCGGGGCCTTCGAACTGGAGCTCGCCCGTTCCGGGCTCACCCTCACCGTGCCCCCGGACCGTTCGGTGCTCGAAACCGTGGAGGCGGCCGGCGTCACGGTCGACTTCTCCTGCCGGGAAGGCACGTGCGGCACCTGCGAGACCGACGTACTCGACGGCAGGCCCGACCACCGCGATTCGCTGCTGACCGAGGACGAGCGGGCCGCCGGCGACACCATGCTCATCTGCGTCTCCCGCTCGTGCGGACCCCGCCTGGTCCTCGACCTGTGA
- the icmF gene encoding fused isobutyryl-CoA mutase/GTPase IcmF: protein MSDLHRPVHPVRLVTASALFDGHDASINIMRRIFQSQGAEVIHLGHNRSVREIVDAALEEDAHGVAVSSYQGGHVEYFEYLVESLRSRGAGHIRVVGGGGGVIVPDEIARLRGSGVTIFSPEDGQRMGLAGMVNSVVRDCDFDLWDGRPTDAAAVLAGDRFAVARAITGAELGKLPTGFLERLRAAAARVVPVLGITGTGGSGKSSLTDELVRRFRVDQQDKLRIAVIAVDPTRRRGGGALLGDRIRMNSLDGDRVFFRSLATRGSHELPQHLSDVIDVVKAAGFDLVIVETPGIGQGDAAIVPFVDTSLYVMTPEFGAASQLEKIDMLDFADVVAINKFERRGAKDALRDVGRQLIRNREAFDMRPEDMPVYGTSAATFNDDGVTALYQHLRTGLAEKGLSLSEGALVPVDVRHSSGIRQVVPADRVRYLAEITDSVRTYHAETGRLAEAARRVQRLEAVKGELVEAGSDAGNVQALLDDAHKRLPLDVREQIDNWPAVIASYSGDEQVVTIRDKEIRTKLTRESLSGNKIPRVALPRFTDHGELVRFWRAENLPGRFPFTAGVFPFKRDGEDPARMFAGEGDPFRTNRRFKMLSEGQPATRLSTAFDSVTLYGRDPDERPDIYGKVGTSGVSVATLEDMKALYDGFDLVAPTTSVSMTINGPAPTLLAFFLHTAIDQQTEKFRATEGRDPSPEEAAQLRAHALAQVRGTVQADILKEDQGQNTCLFSTEFSLRMMADIQEWFIAHQVRNFYSVSISGYHIAEAGANPISQLAFTLANGFTYVEAYLARGMHIDDFAPNLSFFFSNGMDPEYSVLGRVARRIWAVAMKEKYGANDRSQKLKYHVQTSGRSLHAQEMDFNDIRTTLQALIAIYDNCNSLHTNAYDEAVTTPTEDSVRRALAIQLIINREWGLAMNENPLQGSFIIDELTDLVEEAVLTEFERISERGGVLGAMETGYQRGRIQDESMLYEQRKHDGTLPLIGVNTFRDPHADTAVPAVLELARATEDEKQSQLERVRDFQARHQERAHAALTTLKEAAVSGDNVFAVLMDAARVCSLQQITEAFFEVGGQYRRNV from the coding sequence ATGAGCGATCTGCATCGACCCGTGCACCCCGTCCGCCTGGTCACCGCTTCGGCTCTGTTCGACGGGCACGACGCCTCGATCAACATCATGCGGCGCATCTTCCAGTCCCAGGGCGCCGAGGTGATCCACCTCGGACACAACCGGTCGGTGCGGGAGATCGTGGACGCGGCGCTGGAGGAGGACGCACACGGCGTGGCGGTCTCCTCCTACCAGGGCGGGCACGTCGAGTACTTCGAGTACCTGGTCGAGTCGCTGCGCTCACGGGGAGCGGGGCACATCCGGGTGGTGGGCGGCGGAGGCGGCGTCATCGTGCCCGACGAGATCGCCCGGTTGCGTGGGAGCGGGGTGACCATCTTCTCCCCGGAGGACGGGCAGCGGATGGGCCTCGCCGGGATGGTCAACTCGGTCGTGCGGGACTGCGACTTCGACCTCTGGGACGGCAGGCCGACCGATGCGGCCGCCGTGCTCGCCGGTGACCGGTTCGCGGTCGCCCGCGCCATCACCGGCGCCGAACTCGGCAAGCTGCCCACGGGCTTCCTGGAGCGGCTGCGTGCCGCCGCGGCCCGGGTCGTACCGGTGCTCGGCATCACCGGCACCGGCGGCTCGGGCAAGTCCTCGCTGACCGACGAACTGGTGCGCCGCTTCCGTGTCGACCAGCAGGACAAGCTGCGGATCGCGGTGATCGCGGTCGACCCGACGCGCCGCCGAGGCGGCGGCGCCCTGCTCGGTGACCGGATCCGGATGAACTCCCTGGACGGGGACCGGGTGTTCTTCCGGAGCCTGGCCACCCGCGGCAGCCATGAGCTGCCCCAGCACCTGTCCGATGTGATCGACGTCGTGAAGGCCGCCGGGTTCGACCTGGTGATCGTCGAGACGCCGGGCATCGGCCAGGGCGACGCGGCGATCGTGCCGTTCGTCGACACCTCGCTGTACGTGATGACGCCGGAGTTCGGCGCCGCCTCGCAGCTGGAGAAGATCGACATGCTCGACTTCGCCGATGTCGTGGCGATCAACAAGTTCGAGCGGCGCGGCGCCAAGGACGCGCTGCGCGACGTGGGCCGCCAACTGATCCGCAACCGCGAGGCGTTCGACATGCGGCCCGAGGACATGCCGGTGTACGGCACCTCGGCGGCGACCTTCAACGACGACGGCGTGACCGCGCTCTATCAGCACCTGCGGACCGGCCTGGCCGAGAAAGGGCTGTCGCTGTCCGAGGGCGCGCTGGTACCGGTCGACGTGCGCCACTCCTCAGGCATCCGGCAGGTGGTTCCCGCGGACCGGGTGCGCTACCTCGCCGAGATCACCGACTCCGTCCGTACGTACCACGCGGAAACCGGGCGGCTGGCCGAGGCGGCCCGGCGGGTGCAGCGCCTGGAGGCGGTCAAGGGCGAGCTCGTCGAGGCGGGCTCCGACGCCGGGAACGTTCAGGCGCTGCTCGATGACGCCCACAAGCGGCTCCCGCTCGACGTCAGGGAGCAGATCGACAACTGGCCCGCTGTCATCGCCTCCTACTCCGGCGACGAGCAGGTCGTGACGATCCGCGACAAGGAGATCCGCACCAAGCTCACCCGCGAGTCCCTGTCCGGCAACAAGATCCCCCGAGTCGCCCTGCCCCGCTTCACCGACCACGGCGAACTGGTGCGCTTCTGGCGCGCCGAGAACCTGCCCGGCCGTTTCCCCTTCACGGCCGGGGTGTTCCCCTTCAAGCGCGACGGCGAGGACCCGGCGCGGATGTTCGCCGGCGAGGGCGACCCGTTCCGCACCAACCGCCGCTTCAAGATGCTCTCCGAGGGCCAGCCGGCCACCCGGCTGTCCACCGCCTTCGACTCCGTCACCCTCTACGGCCGCGACCCCGACGAACGCCCCGACATCTACGGCAAGGTCGGCACCTCCGGTGTCTCGGTGGCCACCTTGGAGGACATGAAGGCGCTCTACGACGGCTTCGACCTCGTCGCGCCGACGACCTCGGTCTCCATGACCATCAACGGGCCCGCGCCGACCCTCCTGGCGTTCTTCCTCCACACCGCGATCGACCAGCAGACCGAGAAGTTCCGCGCCACCGAGGGCCGCGACCCCTCCCCCGAGGAGGCGGCTCAGCTGCGCGCCCACGCGCTGGCGCAGGTGCGCGGCACGGTGCAGGCCGACATCCTCAAGGAGGACCAGGGCCAGAACACCTGCCTGTTCTCCACCGAGTTCTCCCTGCGGATGATGGCCGACATCCAGGAGTGGTTCATCGCCCACCAGGTCCGCAACTTCTACTCGGTGTCCATCTCCGGCTACCACATCGCCGAGGCCGGCGCGAACCCCATCAGCCAGCTCGCCTTCACCCTGGCCAACGGCTTCACCTATGTCGAGGCCTACCTCGCCCGGGGCATGCACATCGACGACTTCGCCCCCAACCTGTCGTTCTTCTTCTCCAACGGCATGGACCCCGAGTACTCGGTGCTCGGCCGGGTCGCCCGCCGGATCTGGGCGGTGGCGATGAAGGAGAAGTACGGCGCGAACGACCGCTCCCAGAAACTGAAGTACCACGTCCAGACCTCGGGCCGGTCCCTGCACGCCCAGGAGATGGACTTCAACGACATCCGCACCACGCTCCAGGCGCTCATCGCGATCTACGACAACTGCAACAGCCTGCACACCAACGCCTACGACGAGGCGGTGACCACCCCCACCGAAGACTCTGTGCGCCGCGCCTTGGCCATCCAGCTCATCATCAACCGCGAGTGGGGCCTGGCGATGAACGAGAACCCCCTCCAGGGCTCGTTCATCATCGACGAGCTCACCGACCTCGTTGAGGAGGCCGTCCTCACCGAGTTCGAGCGGATCAGCGAACGCGGTGGTGTGCTCGGCGCCATGGAGACCGGCTACCAGCGCGGCCGCATCCAGGACGAGTCGATGCTCTACGAGCAGCGCAAGCACGACGGCACCCTGCCCCTCATCGGCGTCAACACCTTCCGCGACCCGCACGCCGACACCGCCGTGCCCGCCGTCCTCGAACTCGCCCGCGCCACCGAGGACGAGAAGCAGTCCCAGCTGGAGCGCGTCCGGGACTTCCAGGCCCGCCACCAAGAGCGCGCCCACGCCGCCCTGACCACCCTCAAGGAGGCGGCGGTCAGCGGGGACAACGTCTTCGCCGTCCTCATGGACGCCGCCCGCGTCTGCTCACTTCAGCAGATCACCGAGGCCTTCTTCGAGGTCGGCGGCCAGTACCGCCGCAACGTCTGA
- a CDS encoding 3-hydroxybutyryl-CoA dehydrogenase yields MDPVTRLGVVGCGLMGSGIAEVAALSGIDVRVAEATPDALEAGRRRLTTSLDRGVRGGKLSEEQRDQALTRLSFTHDLSDMADRQFVIEAVAENRDIKADVLRTLDKAVEDPAAVLATNTSSIPVVDLAVVTERPAQVIGMHFFNPVPVQRLVELIPALITGADTLQRTRDLAEQLGKQAIQAPDRSGFVVNALLVPYLLSAVRMVESGSAQPEDIDRGMELGCAHPMGPLRLLDLIGLDTAQAVAESMYEEFKEPLYAPPALLRRMVAAGHLGRKSGRGFHTYDA; encoded by the coding sequence ATGGATCCCGTAACCCGGCTCGGCGTCGTCGGATGCGGCCTCATGGGCTCCGGCATCGCCGAAGTCGCCGCCCTCAGCGGCATCGACGTCCGTGTGGCCGAGGCCACGCCGGACGCGCTCGAGGCAGGCCGCCGCCGACTCACCACCTCCCTGGACCGAGGCGTACGGGGCGGGAAGCTCAGCGAGGAGCAGCGAGACCAGGCCCTCACCAGGCTTTCCTTCACCCATGACCTCAGCGACATGGCCGACCGTCAGTTCGTCATCGAGGCCGTCGCCGAGAACCGCGACATCAAGGCCGATGTCCTGCGCACCCTGGACAAGGCAGTCGAGGACCCTGCGGCAGTCTTGGCCACCAACACCTCCTCGATCCCCGTCGTCGATCTCGCCGTGGTCACCGAGCGGCCCGCGCAGGTCATCGGCATGCACTTCTTCAACCCTGTGCCCGTGCAGCGGTTGGTCGAGCTCATACCCGCTCTCATCACCGGCGCGGACACCCTGCAGCGCACCCGCGACCTGGCCGAGCAGTTGGGCAAACAGGCCATCCAGGCGCCCGACCGCTCCGGCTTCGTCGTCAACGCCCTCCTGGTGCCCTACCTGCTCAGCGCGGTACGGATGGTGGAGTCGGGCTCCGCGCAGCCGGAAGACATCGATCGGGGCATGGAACTCGGATGCGCCCACCCCATGGGGCCCTTGCGGCTCCTCGACCTCATCGGCCTCGACACCGCCCAGGCCGTGGCGGAGTCGATGTACGAGGAGTTCAAGGAGCCGCTGTACGCGCCCCCCGCCCTCCTACGCCGTATGGTCGCCGCAGGCCACCTCGGCCGCAAGAGCGGCCGCGGTTTCCACACGTACGACGCCTGA
- a CDS encoding GmrSD restriction endonuclease domain-containing protein, whose product MRAQEITFLKLVQGDKQFQVPLYQRTYSWGREQLQRLWEDVGELVDQHLSGEAAAPHFLGSVVLAPGQIQAGGVQRWLVVDGQQRLTTLMLAFTALRDHLAKTGDPRGVDRVHRQILVNEFHEGLDHYRLLPTQADREAYTACVQSRAEAGGSDNIGAAYRFFLGALAEGQEATSDDRWIATVETVLKDLLSIVEITAEPGDNVYRIFESINNTGVGLSQSDLLRNYVFMLLPKRGERVYQELWLPMQQSLGPKNLELLVWLDLVVRGHYKTKQSEIYREQQKRLQPLAGDEDSLHREIAQLTERGRRLLRIIDPQRETSSALRAVLERLAAWGGQTHYPLALHLLDLVDAGSTTPDDAAEALLYVESYLVRRLICQTPTSNLNRIFMEAPKELETDRPAAEAVRRFLSGRRRRWPSDEELREAIHSKPFYWSGRPPQRSYILRRLEESYGSSEPVDFVKASLSVEHVLPQRPAPAWFDLLADETEPNQTPQELHDLLVHTLGNLTLTGDNAKLSNSPFERKQQILDSSALRMNQEIASAQRWGKAEILARADRLTERAVTLWPGPIGGVKPAGEEWPGWAELRAALVAMPSGTWTTYGDVAELIGSHPVPVGAYLGSNATVIGAYRVLTAEGKISPAFRWAEGSDRQPPQELLESEGVRFDPSGRAHGSQRLTAAELATLLGKDVTQPVSHDPLPDGEDAAAAERFRAQLQENWPNTSAGVLAALDFWRLQGGYVTYGRYEETSCFPMLDSGTSRRPHLIWPVAIYPVSGTVEVVFQYLKDRAPFDDTEQRRELLNRLNKIEGIDLPEAKLELRPSFPVRVFAEHGDEICGVLDWFVTTAALDLARRD is encoded by the coding sequence ATGCGCGCGCAGGAAATCACCTTCCTCAAACTCGTCCAGGGGGACAAGCAGTTTCAAGTCCCCCTGTATCAGCGGACGTACAGTTGGGGCAGGGAGCAGCTGCAGCGGCTCTGGGAGGATGTCGGCGAACTCGTCGACCAGCACCTGTCGGGAGAGGCCGCCGCCCCGCACTTCCTGGGTTCCGTGGTGCTCGCTCCCGGCCAGATACAGGCCGGCGGTGTGCAGCGGTGGCTGGTCGTGGACGGCCAACAGCGGCTGACCACGCTGATGCTGGCGTTCACCGCGTTGCGCGACCATCTCGCGAAGACCGGTGACCCGCGGGGTGTGGACAGGGTGCACCGGCAGATACTCGTGAACGAATTCCACGAGGGCCTCGACCACTACCGGCTGCTGCCGACGCAGGCGGACCGCGAGGCGTACACGGCGTGCGTCCAGTCGCGGGCGGAGGCAGGCGGCAGCGACAACATCGGTGCCGCGTACCGGTTCTTCCTCGGCGCGCTCGCGGAAGGGCAGGAGGCCACCTCCGACGATCGGTGGATCGCGACGGTCGAGACCGTCCTCAAGGATCTGCTGTCGATCGTGGAGATCACCGCGGAGCCCGGTGACAACGTGTACCGGATCTTCGAGTCGATCAACAACACGGGCGTCGGGCTGAGTCAGAGCGACCTGCTGCGCAACTACGTGTTCATGCTGCTGCCCAAGCGGGGTGAGCGGGTCTACCAGGAGCTGTGGCTGCCCATGCAGCAGAGCCTCGGCCCCAAGAACCTCGAACTCCTCGTCTGGCTCGACCTGGTGGTGCGCGGCCACTACAAGACCAAGCAGAGCGAGATCTACCGGGAGCAGCAGAAGCGGCTCCAGCCGCTGGCCGGCGACGAGGACTCGTTGCATCGAGAGATCGCGCAACTCACCGAGCGCGGACGGCGATTGCTGCGCATCATCGATCCTCAGCGAGAGACGTCGTCCGCACTCCGTGCGGTGCTGGAGAGACTGGCAGCCTGGGGTGGTCAGACCCACTATCCGCTCGCGCTGCACTTGCTGGACCTCGTGGACGCGGGAAGCACCACGCCCGACGACGCGGCGGAGGCCCTGCTGTACGTCGAGTCCTACCTGGTGCGGCGTCTGATCTGCCAGACACCGACCAGCAACCTGAACCGCATCTTCATGGAAGCACCGAAGGAGCTGGAGACCGACCGGCCCGCGGCGGAGGCGGTCCGGCGGTTCCTGTCCGGCCGGCGCCGCCGCTGGCCGAGCGACGAGGAGCTGCGCGAGGCGATCCACAGCAAGCCGTTCTACTGGAGTGGCCGTCCCCCGCAACGCAGTTACATCCTGCGCCGTCTGGAGGAGAGCTACGGTTCCAGCGAGCCCGTCGACTTCGTCAAGGCGTCCCTCAGCGTGGAACACGTTCTCCCGCAGCGACCGGCCCCCGCGTGGTTCGACCTGCTCGCCGACGAGACCGAGCCGAACCAGACTCCGCAGGAGCTGCACGACCTGCTGGTGCACACGCTCGGCAACCTGACCCTCACCGGGGACAACGCGAAGCTGTCCAACAGCCCGTTCGAGCGCAAGCAGCAGATCCTCGACTCGAGCGCCCTGCGCATGAACCAGGAGATCGCCTCGGCGCAGCGCTGGGGCAAGGCCGAGATCCTGGCCCGCGCCGACCGTCTGACGGAGCGGGCGGTGACGCTCTGGCCCGGCCCCATCGGCGGCGTCAAGCCGGCCGGCGAGGAGTGGCCGGGGTGGGCTGAGCTGCGGGCGGCCCTGGTGGCCATGCCGAGCGGCACATGGACGACGTACGGCGATGTCGCCGAGCTCATCGGCAGCCACCCGGTGCCGGTCGGCGCGTACCTGGGCTCCAACGCGACGGTCATCGGGGCGTACCGGGTCCTCACCGCGGAGGGCAAGATCTCCCCGGCGTTCCGCTGGGCGGAGGGCAGTGACCGGCAGCCGCCGCAGGAGCTGCTGGAGAGCGAAGGGGTGCGGTTCGACCCGTCGGGCCGGGCTCACGGTTCGCAGCGTCTGACCGCCGCGGAGCTGGCCACTTTGCTGGGCAAGGACGTCACACAGCCCGTCTCGCACGACCCGCTCCCCGACGGGGAGGACGCGGCAGCGGCCGAGCGGTTCCGGGCGCAGTTGCAGGAGAACTGGCCGAACACGTCCGCCGGTGTTCTGGCAGCGCTCGACTTCTGGCGCCTTCAGGGTGGTTACGTCACCTACGGCCGGTACGAGGAGACGAGCTGTTTCCCGATGCTGGACTCCGGGACCAGTCGCCGGCCCCATCTGATCTGGCCGGTGGCGATCTACCCGGTGAGCGGCACGGTCGAGGTCGTCTTCCAGTACCTCAAGGACCGCGCCCCCTTCGACGACACGGAACAGCGCCGCGAGCTCCTGAACCGCCTCAACAAGATCGAGGGGATCGATCTGCCCGAGGCGAAGCTGGAACTTCGTCCTTCCTTCCCGGTACGGGTGTTCGCGGAGCACGGTGACGAAATCTGTGGCGTGCTCGACTGGTTCGTCACGACGGCGGCGCTGGACTTGGCGCGCAGGGACTGA